CGTTCAACGATGACACGCACAGCACGCACATCATAAATCTGGTCTAGAGGGAGGCTTTTGCGCTGCATCTTGCGATAGATGCTGAAGATATGCTTTGGGCGTCCTGTGATCGTCACATCCTGGATATTGTACTTATCCAATTCAACGCGCAGCTTGTTAGCGACTTCTTGAATATAGCGTTCGCGGTCTGCCCTGCGCTCATCCAGGCTGGAAGCAATTGCCCGATAGGCGTCCGGCTCAAGATAGCGAAAGCTGAGGTCTTCTAGCTCCCATTTGAGTTGCCAGATACCCAGACGGTTAGCCAAAGGAGCAAAAATATCCAGCGTTTCCTGCGCAATACGCTTTTGCTTATGCAGAGGCATATAGGTCAGGGTACGCATATTATGTAAACGGTCCGCTAGTTTGACCAGGACGACACGCACATCATCGTCCATCATCATGAACATCTTGCGGAAGTATTCCAGTTCCTTATTGACGACACCCGTACGCACATGGTCCGGGTTCTGCCCCAGGTCCTTAATCGGCAAATTCGTCAGCTTCGTCACGCCTTCTACAAGCCGCGTGACGTCAGTGCCGAATTCATCAATCAGTTCATCTTCTGTTACCTGTGTATCTTCCAGGACATCATGCAGCAAACCGGCTGCAATGGTCACAGAATCCAGGTTGAGATCAGCGAGGATACCCGCTACAGCCACACAATGCGTAAAATAAGGCTCGCCGGATTTGCGCGTCTGGCCTTCATGAGCGGCCTGAGCCTTAAAGTAGGCGTGCTCAATCATAGACACATCATGAGGTGTCGTATAAGAGAGGCGGCTCAATAAGTCCTGTAAATCAACAGGATATGCATTTGCTGCAACCATAGGGGCGACTCAGGATTTGTTATCGATAAAGTGCTTTCATTCTACAGCAGGACTGTCAAATCTAAAAAGGAACAACAATAGAACTTTCATAGATTGATAACAAAGTGCGCACATTTCCGTAACAAACAATGAGCGACACACAGGGATGGGCATGCTATAATCCGTCCATCATCATTCGTAGTTGGATAGCTGTACAAACCATATGTCAACTCTGTTAAATGTCGATCGTGCGATTGAACTGATTCTAGAAGGCCTGAATAGCAAAGGTCCTGAAGAAATCAGCATCATGGAAGCGCTGAACCGTATTGCGGCTTCTAACATCATTGCACCGATGAGCTTACCCCCATTTGCAAACTCAGCGTTGGATGGCTTCGCGGTCCATGCATCAGATACACAGACTGCCAGCGAAGATTCACCCATGACACTGCCCGTCTCGCTCGACATCACCGCAGGTACGCACCCGGAGCGCCCTCTTGAAATGGGCGAGGCTGCACGTATCATGACGGGCGCGCCGCTGCCGGAAGGGGCCGATGCCATCATCGCCGTAGAAGCCACCAACGTGGATTGGGAAGCAGACGATGAAGTCCCCCTGCCAGAGAGCATTCAATTTACGAAGCCCGTCAAAGCAGGGCATGGCGTGCGTGCTATTGGTGAAAGCGTTAAAGCAGGCCAGGTCATTATCGAAAAAGGGAGCGTTTTACGCAGTGCGAGTATCGGCATGCTTGCGGGCCTGGGCTTAAGCGAAGTCAGCGTCACCCAGCAGCCGCGCGTCGCCATTATCAGCAGTGGGAATGAACTGGTCCCCCTCCACGAAACGCTGACCCCAGGGAAAATTCATGACAGCAACAGCTACAGCCTTGCCATGCTCGTCAAACAGTATGGGGGCATTCCAACCCGCCTGCCCATTGCACGCGACAGCTTAGACAGCATCCGCCAGACGTTTCATTCTGCACTGGATAACTTCCCGGATATGATTATTAGTTCTGCCGGTGTTTCTGTCGGCACAGCCGACCTGGTACGAACGGTGCTGACAGAATTGGGTGAAGTCGATTTCTGGCGCATCAATCTGCGCCCCGGTAAACCACTGGCCTATGGTAAATTGCGTGGTATTCCCTTCTTTGGCCTGCCAGGGAACCCCGTCTCAGCAATGGTCACGTTTGAAGTGCTCGTAAGACCTGCCCTTCTTAAATTGGCAGGTACGCAAGAAGTTGAACTCCATACAACCGCTGTTGCGGGCGAGCGCATCACAACAGATGGACGCCGCAGCTACGAACGTGTTACCTTAAAGCGTGATGGTAATCATTGGGTTGCCTATCTCACAGGCACCCAGAGTTCAGGCGCGCTTATGTCGATGGTATTGGCCGATGCATTGATGATCGTGCCGGAAGATATGACTGTTGTTGAGCCAGGGACTATATTACCTATTAAATTGCTCCGGCAACCTAAGATTTAAGTAATTTTTTAGTGCTATACCAACCACATTAGCAACCTTTCCGAGGGATGGTTTATGAGTTCCGTATCGTATCCAGAAAAGCCCAAAAATACAGCAGGCAACAGACTGAAGTATGTGGCCTATGCGCTGATTATTGGGGGCATCATCGTCACCACCTACCTGAGTTATCTCAAAGCGAATCAAGCGCTCGCTGTCTGCGTTCAGGGTGGCGCTTTTAACTGTAATGTCGTCCTCAACAGCGTCTATTCAGAGCTATTCGGCATTCCGATTGCTTACCTGGGCTGGCTGGTTTACATCATCTTGGGCGCCATGTTACTGTTGGAATCACGCGTTGAATTTTTCCAGAATAACGGGCGCATCCTGATGTTTGGATTGGCCTTGTTTGCCTGGGTCTTTTCGATGTATCTGGTATATTTACAGTTCTTCGTCCTACAAGCGCTGTGCCAATGGTGCCTGACGCATGAGGCCATCATGACGGTGCTGTTCTTCCTACTCGTCTGGCGGCTGTGGCAGGGGCTACAAGCTGACGACGAAGAAGTTATCGTCGAATAGCACACATTCTCAAACAAAAAACGAGGCCGACAACGGCCTCGTTTTTATT
The Phototrophicus methaneseepsis DNA segment above includes these coding regions:
- the glp gene encoding gephyrin-like molybdotransferase Glp codes for the protein MSTLLNVDRAIELILEGLNSKGPEEISIMEALNRIAASNIIAPMSLPPFANSALDGFAVHASDTQTASEDSPMTLPVSLDITAGTHPERPLEMGEAARIMTGAPLPEGADAIIAVEATNVDWEADDEVPLPESIQFTKPVKAGHGVRAIGESVKAGQVIIEKGSVLRSASIGMLAGLGLSEVSVTQQPRVAIISSGNELVPLHETLTPGKIHDSNSYSLAMLVKQYGGIPTRLPIARDSLDSIRQTFHSALDNFPDMIISSAGVSVGTADLVRTVLTELGEVDFWRINLRPGKPLAYGKLRGIPFFGLPGNPVSAMVTFEVLVRPALLKLAGTQEVELHTTAVAGERITTDGRRSYERVTLKRDGNHWVAYLTGTQSSGALMSMVLADALMIVPEDMTVVEPGTILPIKLLRQPKI
- a CDS encoding vitamin K epoxide reductase family protein; the protein is MSSVSYPEKPKNTAGNRLKYVAYALIIGGIIVTTYLSYLKANQALAVCVQGGAFNCNVVLNSVYSELFGIPIAYLGWLVYIILGAMLLLESRVEFFQNNGRILMFGLALFAWVFSMYLVYLQFFVLQALCQWCLTHEAIMTVLFFLLVWRLWQGLQADDEEVIVE